A genomic stretch from Bacillus sp. N1-1 includes:
- a CDS encoding F0F1 ATP synthase subunit delta, translating into MSREHAVIAKRYAGALFDIARENDNVEQIKNELTVVKDVFHQTPDLMNVLKHPKFTTAEKKNMIQTSFGSSLSTYVMNMLLTLIERKRTAIVFELVDQYETFAYEQKQTAVAKVYSVKPLTEEEQMKVSAVFAKRVGKTTLHIENVIDPTLIGGIKVRIGNRIFDGSISGKLKRMERELVSAKS; encoded by the coding sequence ATGAGTAGAGAACATGCAGTAATCGCAAAACGTTATGCCGGTGCTCTTTTTGACATCGCTCGTGAGAACGATAACGTCGAGCAAATCAAGAATGAGCTAACTGTTGTAAAAGATGTTTTTCATCAAACGCCAGATTTAATGAATGTGTTGAAGCATCCAAAATTCACAACAGCTGAGAAGAAGAATATGATCCAGACTAGTTTTGGATCGTCTCTATCCACTTATGTGATGAATATGCTTCTTACACTGATAGAACGTAAGCGTACAGCAATCGTTTTCGAACTTGTTGATCAATATGAAACATTCGCTTATGAACAAAAGCAAACAGCAGTAGCAAAAGTTTATTCTGTGAAGCCTCTAACGGAAGAGGAGCAGATGAAGGTCTCTGCCGTATTTGCGAAACGTGTAGGCAAAACAACGCTTCACATCGAAAATGTGATCGATCCAACTTTAATCGGTGGTATTAAAGTGCGCATCGGCAATCGCATTTTTGACGGAAGCATTAGCGGAAAACTTAAACGCATGGAACGAGAATTAGTTTCAGCGAAGAGCTAG
- the atpF gene encoding F0F1 ATP synthase subunit B, which translates to MFNSLILGAGFYAGDIVFQLIAFIVLLALLKKFAWGPLMGIMKEREQHIANEIDSAEKNRKEAEAFLNEQRDEMKRVRQEAKAMLENQKQMADQKGQEMIEAARLESERLKEAATAEIKRERESAVASLREQVASLSVMIASKVVEKELDERAQKQLIDEYLDQAGDQK; encoded by the coding sequence GTGTTCAATAGTTTAATTCTAGGAGCAGGATTCTACGCTGGTGATATAGTTTTCCAACTTATCGCATTTATTGTTCTTCTTGCTTTACTTAAGAAGTTTGCTTGGGGCCCGCTCATGGGCATCATGAAGGAACGTGAGCAGCACATTGCGAACGAAATCGACTCAGCTGAGAAGAATCGTAAGGAAGCTGAAGCATTCCTGAATGAGCAGCGCGATGAAATGAAGCGTGTTCGTCAGGAAGCGAAAGCTATGCTTGAGAATCAAAAACAAATGGCTGACCAAAAAGGTCAGGAAATGATTGAAGCGGCTCGTCTTGAGTCTGAGCGTTTGAAAGAAGCGGCTACTGCTGAAATCAAACGTGAACGTGAAAGTGCAGTTGCTTCTCTACGTGAACAGGTAGCTTCTCTATCTGTCATGATTGCTTCAAAAGTTGTTGAGAAGGAACTTGATGAGCGTGCACAAAAGCAGCTGATCGATGAGTATCTTGACCAGGCAGGCGATCAGAAATGA
- the atpE gene encoding F0F1 ATP synthase subunit C, which yields MGLLAAAIAVGLAAVGAGIGNGLIVKSTVEGIARQPELRGTLQTTMFIGIALVEALPIIAVVIAFIVMGQ from the coding sequence ATGGGTTTATTAGCAGCTGCAATTGCAGTAGGTTTAGCGGCAGTAGGTGCCGGTATTGGTAACGGTCTTATCGTAAAGAGTACAGTTGAGGGAATTGCTCGTCAGCCAGAACTTCGTGGTACGCTTCAAACAACAATGTTTATCGGTATTGCACTAGTTGAGGCACTTCCAATTATTGCGGTCGTTATTGCATTTATCGTAATGGGTCAATAA
- the atpB gene encoding F0F1 ATP synthase subunit A, protein MEHHAPTTDFLGMTFNLSNVLMITIASAIVFILAVVTTRSLAMRPTGLQNFIEWVMDFVKGLIGSTMDWKTGGRFLFLGMTLLMYIFVSNMLGLPFAIAVDSELWWKSPTADPTITLTLATMVVLLTHYYGIKMKGAKEYGRGFVSPLKFLFPFKIIEEFSNTLTLGLRLYGNIYAGEILLGLLAGLGGAGFAGALGAFLPMLAWQGFSIFVGTIQAFIFTMLTMVYMAHKVADDH, encoded by the coding sequence TTGGAACATCATGCACCTACAACTGATTTTTTAGGAATGACTTTCAATCTATCCAATGTCTTGATGATCACGATTGCTTCTGCCATTGTATTCATTCTTGCAGTAGTTACAACTCGATCCTTAGCGATGCGACCTACGGGATTGCAGAACTTCATTGAGTGGGTAATGGACTTTGTTAAAGGACTTATTGGAAGCACAATGGATTGGAAAACTGGTGGACGCTTCCTGTTTCTCGGGATGACGCTACTCATGTATATCTTTGTATCAAACATGCTGGGGCTACCGTTCGCCATTGCCGTCGATTCTGAACTTTGGTGGAAGTCTCCAACTGCAGATCCGACAATCACGCTAACTTTAGCAACGATGGTCGTGTTGTTAACACATTATTACGGTATTAAGATGAAAGGTGCGAAGGAGTACGGAAGAGGGTTTGTTAGCCCACTTAAATTCCTATTTCCTTTCAAAATCATTGAAGAATTCTCGAACACCTTAACGCTTGGCCTTCGTCTTTATGGTAATATCTACGCTGGTGAAATTCTGCTAGGACTTCTCGCAGGACTTGGTGGCGCAGGATTTGCTGGAGCGCTTGGAGCCTTTCTTCCTATGCTCGCATGGCAAGGATTTAGTATCTTTGTCGGTACAATTCAGGCGTTTATCTTTACAATGCTAACAATGGTTTACATGGCGCATAAAGTGGCAGATGACCATTAA
- a CDS encoding ATP synthase subunit I, with protein MTEYTQSFRRYMQFTLYLLAIFVMGWGITSYKALFLGLILGTIFSIYNLFNMFRKIDRLGEATVKGTKARSLGLLTRQAVAGLGVLIALRYPEYFNLLGVVIGLMTTYIIILIDSTSKIRFK; from the coding sequence ATGACAGAATACACTCAAAGTTTTCGCCGCTACATGCAATTCACCCTGTATTTGCTCGCCATTTTCGTAATGGGTTGGGGGATTACCTCATATAAAGCATTATTCCTCGGGTTAATTCTTGGCACCATTTTCAGTATTTACAACCTATTCAACATGTTCCGTAAGATTGATCGTCTTGGTGAAGCTACAGTAAAAGGGACAAAGGCTAGATCACTTGGTCTGTTAACAAGACAGGCTGTTGCTGGACTCGGCGTACTGATTGCATTAAGGTACCCAGAGTATTTCAATTTGCTAGGTGTGGTAATTGGGTTAATGACCACCTACATTATCATTCTCATAGATTCAACATCCAAAATACGCTTTAAGTAG
- a CDS encoding AtpZ/AtpI family protein, whose protein sequence is MALYTTILSYLVGSILTGVFLGRWMDRLFDTFPLFLIIGLLLGLGGGVYGLVRLLHKFTGED, encoded by the coding sequence ATGGCCCTCTATACGACAATCCTTTCTTATCTTGTTGGATCGATCCTTACGGGGGTATTTTTGGGGAGATGGATGGATCGCTTATTCGACACTTTTCCACTTTTTCTCATAATTGGTCTTTTGCTCGGTTTGGGCGGAGGAGTTTATGGATTGGTTCGTCTTCTACATAAGTTTACAGGGGAAGATTAA
- the upp gene encoding uracil phosphoribosyltransferase: protein MGKVYVFDHPLIQHKLTYIRDEKTGTKEFRELVDEVAALMAYEITRELPTEEVMVKTPVTEAKSKVLSGKKLGLVPILRAGLGMTDGILKLIPAAKVGHVGLYRDPETLQPVEYYVKLPADIEEREFIVIDPMLATGGSAVEAINSLKKRGAKNIKMMCLIAAPEGVELLNEAHPDVDIYIAGLDEKLNEKGYIVPGLGDAGDRLYGTK from the coding sequence ATGGGTAAAGTATACGTGTTCGATCATCCGTTGATTCAGCATAAGCTTACATACATTCGTGATGAGAAAACAGGAACGAAGGAGTTCCGTGAACTTGTGGACGAAGTCGCAGCGTTAATGGCTTATGAAATTACAAGAGAGCTTCCGACTGAAGAAGTGATGGTCAAAACGCCTGTAACCGAAGCGAAATCAAAAGTTCTTTCAGGTAAAAAGCTTGGACTAGTTCCGATTCTAAGAGCCGGACTTGGCATGACAGACGGAATCCTTAAGCTGATCCCTGCTGCAAAAGTAGGACACGTTGGTCTTTATCGTGATCCTGAAACGCTTCAACCGGTAGAATACTATGTAAAGCTTCCTGCTGATATTGAAGAACGTGAATTCATCGTGATTGATCCAATGCTTGCAACAGGTGGTTCGGCTGTTGAAGCGATCAACTCCCTTAAGAAACGCGGAGCGAAAAACATTAAAATGATGTGTCTGATCGCAGCACCTGAAGGCGTAGAGCTTCTTAACGAGGCGCACCCTGATGTGGATATTTACATCGCAGGTCTTGATGAGAAACTAAATGAAAAAGGCTACATTGTTCCAGGTCTCGGCGATGCCGGAGATCGTTTGTACGGAACGAAGTAA
- the glyA gene encoding serine hydroxymethyltransferase produces MQNLAKQDQELLQAMKDELGRQRSKIELIASENFVSEAVMEAQGSVLTNKYAEGYPGRRYYGGCEYVDVAENIARDRAKQLFGAEHVNVQPHSGAQANMAVYFTILEQGDTVLGMNLSHGGHLTHGSPVNFSGVQYNFVEYGVDKDSHRIDYDDVLEKAKAHRPKLIVAGASAYPREIDFKRFREIADEVDAYLMVDMAHIAGLVATGHHPNPVPHAHFVTTTTHKTLRGPRGGMILCKEEFAKKIDKSIFPGIQGGPLMHVIAAKAVAFGEALSDDFKGYSEKVVANAKKLASALEKEGINLVSNGTDNHLVLLDLQSLDLTGKVAEKALDDIGITTNKNTIPFDPQSPFVTSGLRIGTAAVTSRGFGEAEMEEIASIIGDVLKQHEDADALQKAEKRVQDLTAKFPMYENISY; encoded by the coding sequence ATGCAAAACCTAGCAAAGCAGGATCAAGAACTTTTACAGGCAATGAAAGATGAGCTTGGCAGACAGCGCAGCAAGATTGAACTTATCGCATCAGAGAACTTTGTATCAGAAGCCGTTATGGAGGCACAAGGGTCTGTTTTAACAAACAAGTATGCGGAAGGCTATCCAGGCCGACGTTATTACGGTGGCTGTGAATATGTCGATGTCGCTGAAAATATTGCAAGAGACCGTGCGAAGCAACTGTTTGGTGCAGAGCATGTGAACGTGCAACCTCACTCAGGCGCACAAGCTAACATGGCTGTTTATTTCACGATTCTTGAGCAGGGTGATACTGTTCTTGGCATGAACCTTTCACATGGTGGTCATTTAACTCACGGAAGCCCTGTTAACTTCAGTGGCGTGCAATATAATTTCGTTGAGTATGGCGTTGATAAAGACTCACATCGCATTGACTACGATGATGTTCTTGAGAAAGCAAAAGCGCATCGTCCAAAACTAATCGTTGCGGGTGCGAGTGCTTATCCGCGTGAAATTGATTTTAAACGATTCCGTGAAATTGCAGATGAAGTGGATGCTTACTTGATGGTGGATATGGCGCATATTGCAGGTCTAGTCGCAACTGGTCATCATCCAAATCCTGTGCCACACGCCCATTTCGTAACAACAACAACACATAAAACCCTTCGTGGCCCGCGTGGTGGTATGATTCTTTGTAAAGAAGAATTTGCGAAGAAAATTGATAAGTCAATTTTCCCTGGAATTCAAGGGGGGCCACTCATGCACGTGATTGCAGCAAAAGCGGTTGCTTTCGGTGAAGCACTTTCTGACGATTTTAAAGGTTACTCTGAAAAGGTTGTTGCGAATGCGAAAAAACTCGCTTCAGCACTTGAAAAAGAAGGCATTAACCTCGTCTCAAACGGCACGGACAATCACCTTGTGCTTCTAGATTTACAAAGTTTAGATTTGACAGGGAAAGTGGCTGAAAAAGCCCTTGATGATATTGGCATTACAACGAACAAAAATACGATTCCATTTGATCCACAAAGTCCATTCGTTACGAGCGGTCTTCGTATCGGTACGGCAGCTGTAACGTCTCGAGGATTTGGTGAAGCAGAAATGGAAGAAATCGCAAGCATTATTGGTGATGTATTGAAGCAGCATGAAGACGCGGACGCTCTTCAAAAAGCAGAGAAGCGTGTTCAAGACCTTACTGCTAAATTCCCAATGTATGAAAATATTTCTTATTAA
- a CDS encoding TIGR01440 family protein, with protein MNEQTARQITRHTLEALGDLQKDARLSERHLLVVGMSSSEVVGQRIGTAGTISAAEAIYESVQVFQKETGVQLAFQCCEHLNRALVVERETAYAKGYDIVAAIPTTRAGGSMATHAYANMADPVLVEFISADAGIDIGDTFIGMHIRHVAVPVRGRHTSIGEAHVTMVRSRPKLIGGERASYPGKNEHCF; from the coding sequence GTGAATGAACAAACGGCGCGTCAAATCACCCGCCATACGCTAGAAGCGCTCGGGGACCTTCAGAAAGATGCGCGTCTTTCAGAGCGTCATTTACTTGTCGTTGGGATGAGCTCAAGTGAAGTAGTCGGTCAGCGAATCGGAACGGCAGGCACCATTTCAGCTGCAGAAGCGATTTATGAAAGTGTTCAAGTCTTTCAAAAAGAAACGGGTGTCCAGCTTGCCTTTCAATGCTGCGAGCATTTAAATCGAGCATTAGTCGTTGAGCGCGAAACGGCTTATGCAAAAGGGTATGACATTGTTGCAGCAATTCCTACAACACGAGCAGGTGGTTCCATGGCGACGCATGCGTATGCAAACATGGCAGATCCGGTCCTTGTGGAGTTCATTTCAGCAGATGCCGGGATTGACATAGGGGATACGTTTATTGGTATGCACATCCGGCATGTAGCAGTACCTGTGAGAGGGCGACATACGTCGATCGGTGAGGCTCATGTGACGATGGTTCGTTCAAGACCAAAGTTAATTGGTGGAGAACGTGCGTCATATCCAGGAAAAAATGAGCACTGCTTTTAG
- the rpiB gene encoding ribose 5-phosphate isomerase B: MKVAVGADHAGVKIKEDIIHVIKDLGMEPIDLGCDCHDSVDYPDYAIPVAEKVAAGEADRGILICGTGIGMSIAANKVNGIRCALVHDLFSAKATRQHNDSNVLAMGERIIGPGLATEIAKVWLETEYEAGRHAKRVGKITEYEAKG, translated from the coding sequence ATGAAAGTTGCCGTAGGTGCCGATCATGCTGGTGTGAAAATTAAAGAAGACATTATTCACGTGATTAAAGATTTAGGGATGGAGCCGATCGATCTTGGCTGTGACTGCCATGATTCAGTTGATTATCCTGACTATGCGATACCCGTAGCCGAGAAAGTAGCGGCTGGTGAAGCCGATCGCGGCATTTTAATTTGCGGTACTGGGATCGGAATGTCGATTGCGGCGAATAAAGTAAATGGCATTCGCTGTGCGCTCGTGCATGACCTTTTTAGTGCGAAAGCAACAAGACAACATAATGATTCAAACGTCCTAGCGATGGGCGAGCGTATTATTGGACCGGGGCTTGCGACTGAAATTGCGAAGGTGTGGCTTGAGACAGAGTATGAAGCAGGTCGCCATGCAAAACGAGTTGGTAAGATTACGGAATACGAAGCAAAGGGATAA
- a CDS encoding low molecular weight protein arginine phosphatase, producing the protein MDKVRVVFVCTGNTCRSPMAEVILKNKSNKIDAKSAGVFAANGAPASRQVEILLEEKNVPFTHTAKMLDRNLAEWGDLLLTMTSSHKALVLRDFPEMSHKVYTLKEYSATENEKKYDEYQEKAAEIEMKRAAFLHDITKMDTEKQAEKRQQFEVEMRKELNELQALEQVLPSMDISDPFGGTIEQYRTTYAEIEEAIERMIERLDQEELEG; encoded by the coding sequence GTGGACAAGGTGAGAGTTGTATTTGTGTGTACAGGTAACACATGCCGCAGTCCAATGGCGGAAGTGATTTTAAAAAATAAAAGCAACAAAATTGATGCGAAGTCGGCTGGCGTTTTTGCAGCGAATGGCGCACCGGCAAGCCGTCAGGTAGAAATACTTTTAGAAGAGAAAAACGTACCATTTACGCATACAGCGAAAATGTTGGATCGGAATCTAGCAGAATGGGGCGATCTTCTTCTGACGATGACGAGTAGCCATAAAGCGCTCGTACTTCGTGATTTCCCTGAAATGTCTCATAAGGTGTATACCTTAAAAGAATATTCAGCAACAGAAAATGAAAAAAAGTACGATGAGTACCAGGAAAAAGCAGCTGAAATCGAAATGAAGCGAGCGGCTTTTCTTCATGACATCACAAAAATGGATACAGAAAAACAAGCCGAAAAGCGTCAACAATTCGAAGTGGAAATGAGAAAAGAGTTAAATGAGTTGCAAGCGCTTGAACAAGTGTTACCTTCAATGGATATATCGGATCCGTTTGGTGGAACAATCGAGCAGTACCGAACAACATATGCAGAAATTGAGGAAGCGATTGAACGAATGATCGAGCGTTTGGATCAAGAAGAATTGGAGGGATAA
- the hflK gene encoding FtsH protease activity modulator HflK, which translates to MSQRKIVILAGSIVLFLILGVILVTSWYTVDESEQAVIMTFGKVDEEISDAGLHFKLPWPIQQVDILPRETFSLTFGYDKEDGKIVDYPEETKMVTGDENIVLADLVVQWRITNPKQYLYYSDEPKEILYNATSSSLRGVIGSSEIDEALTSGKAEIEGNVRDILTKLIDRYEIGISILDVKLQDVELPNDEVRKAFTNVVDAREQKETTIYGAKKYKNQELSVVEGQKDARISKAEGQKAQRIEQARGDVATFNALYNEYKNNPDITRQRLVLETLEEVLPDTKIYITDEGGDTVKYLPIQPAQEKTTETPKPKESEKNE; encoded by the coding sequence ATGTCACAAAGAAAAATCGTTATTTTAGCAGGAAGCATTGTTCTATTTCTTATTCTTGGCGTGATCCTCGTTACAAGCTGGTATACCGTGGATGAATCCGAGCAGGCTGTCATTATGACGTTCGGAAAAGTTGATGAAGAAATTAGCGATGCTGGGCTTCATTTTAAACTTCCATGGCCGATCCAGCAGGTCGATATTCTACCAAGGGAAACGTTCAGCTTAACGTTTGGATACGATAAAGAAGATGGAAAGATTGTGGACTATCCAGAGGAAACCAAAATGGTTACTGGAGATGAGAACATCGTGCTCGCTGACCTCGTCGTTCAGTGGCGCATCACTAATCCAAAACAATACTTATATTACTCAGACGAACCGAAAGAAATACTCTATAATGCGACTTCTTCTTCATTAAGAGGCGTTATCGGTAGTTCCGAAATCGATGAAGCACTAACGTCAGGAAAAGCGGAAATTGAAGGAAACGTTCGAGACATTCTTACAAAATTGATTGATCGCTACGAAATTGGCATTTCCATACTTGATGTGAAGCTTCAAGACGTGGAACTCCCAAATGATGAAGTACGAAAAGCGTTCACAAACGTTGTTGATGCCCGCGAACAAAAAGAAACAACCATCTACGGAGCGAAGAAATACAAAAACCAGGAACTGAGCGTAGTAGAAGGTCAAAAAGATGCGCGTATTTCCAAAGCGGAAGGTCAAAAAGCACAGCGAATCGAGCAGGCGCGTGGGGATGTCGCTACTTTCAACGCACTCTACAATGAATACAAGAACAATCCAGATATCACAAGACAGCGCCTTGTCTTAGAAACGCTTGAAGAAGTGCTACCTGATACAAAGATCTATATTACCGATGAAGGTGGCGACACCGTGAAGTATTTACCGATCCAACCGGCGCAAGAGAAAACGACTGAGACACCGAAGCCAAAGGAGAGTGAAAAGAATGAGTGA
- a CDS encoding protease modulator HflC — protein MSENVFNMDEHRRKMSPGKIVKSILLIVLLLIIIGSIFSTLFVVKEGEYKVIRQFGDVVKIETEPGLKMKVPFIQSVTTLPKYQMLYDVNPEEITTKDKKRMTVDNYAVWSVSDPQDMITNARTIENAEAKMGEFIFSVIRSELGQLEYDQIINEEKSNRGSFNDNVRERVNELLERDSYGIQVTDVRMKRTDLPDANEKSVYQRMISERESKAQEYLSQGDADSDRIKAETDKEVDTILAKADADAEEIRAKGESEAAKIYNKAFSKDPEFYELYRTLESYKTTLNDETVIMLPADSPYARLLQGITE, from the coding sequence ATGAGTGAGAACGTTTTTAATATGGATGAACACCGCCGCAAGATGAGTCCCGGTAAAATTGTAAAGAGCATTCTGCTCATTGTTCTCCTTCTCATTATCATTGGCAGCATTTTCAGCACTCTCTTTGTGGTAAAGGAAGGCGAGTACAAAGTGATTCGTCAATTCGGAGACGTTGTTAAGATTGAAACGGAGCCTGGACTAAAGATGAAGGTGCCCTTTATCCAATCTGTTACGACACTTCCAAAGTATCAAATGCTTTATGATGTAAATCCAGAAGAAATCACAACGAAAGATAAAAAGCGGATGACTGTTGATAACTATGCGGTCTGGTCAGTTAGTGACCCACAGGATATGATTACTAACGCACGGACAATCGAAAATGCGGAAGCAAAAATGGGGGAATTCATTTTCTCCGTTATTCGCTCAGAGCTTGGTCAGCTTGAGTACGACCAGATCATTAACGAGGAAAAATCGAATCGAGGAAGTTTTAATGACAATGTGCGAGAGCGCGTAAATGAGTTACTTGAACGCGATTCATATGGGATTCAAGTAACGGATGTGCGCATGAAGCGGACAGATCTTCCCGATGCGAACGAAAAGTCTGTTTACCAGCGTATGATTTCAGAGCGTGAATCGAAAGCACAGGAATACCTATCGCAAGGGGATGCCGACTCCGACCGAATCAAAGCAGAAACAGATAAAGAGGTTGATACGATTCTTGCCAAGGCCGATGCGGATGCGGAAGAAATTCGCGCAAAAGGTGAATCTGAAGCGGCTAAAATCTACAACAAAGCATTTAGCAAAGACCCTGAATTCTATGAGCTTTACCGCACGCTTGAGTCGTATAAAACAACGCTCAACGACGAAACTGTGATTATGTTACCAGCAGATTCGCCGTATGCGAGACTTTTACAGGGAATTACGGAATAA
- a CDS encoding manganese efflux pump MntP family protein, whose product MISTALIGELATLSIMAFALGMDAFSVGLGMGMIPLRLRQIAKIGVVIGLFHMGMPLAGMMIGRVLSEHFGTVATMVGGGLLLLLGIQMGLSSLSSRDKPFVTPVGFGLLVFSLSVSLDSFSVGLSLGIYGARVFVTILLFGLISMFLTWSGLIMGRKFQRWIGSYSELLGGCILFCFGLKLLIV is encoded by the coding sequence ATGATTTCCACTGCATTAATTGGAGAGCTCGCCACATTAAGCATAATGGCATTTGCTCTCGGTATGGATGCTTTTTCAGTTGGACTTGGCATGGGCATGATCCCGCTCCGTCTCCGCCAAATTGCCAAAATCGGTGTGGTGATTGGACTTTTTCATATGGGAATGCCGCTTGCCGGAATGATGATTGGCCGCGTTCTATCCGAACATTTTGGCACGGTCGCGACGATGGTCGGCGGCGGCCTTTTGCTGTTACTCGGTATTCAAATGGGACTTTCCTCGCTATCATCGCGTGATAAACCGTTTGTAACCCCTGTCGGATTCGGCCTGCTTGTTTTTTCGTTGAGCGTTAGTCTCGATAGCTTTTCCGTTGGTCTAAGTCTTGGTATTTATGGAGCAAGAGTATTTGTCACGATTCTATTGTTCGGCCTGATCAGCATGTTCTTAACGTGGTCCGGATTAATAATGGGTCGGAAGTTTCAGCGCTGGATCGGTTCTTATAGCGAACTGCTTGGAGGTTGCATCTTATTTTGTTTTGGTCTGAAGCTGTTGATCGTGTAA
- a CDS encoding DUF2533 family protein, producing the protein MSVHKGISNQLSQKNREINLFIQLDKEREAAIAHAAELCAANEPFTTDRINELSLQINELAKQGSIPTRTYVTPQMVEEFVNKKRS; encoded by the coding sequence ATGAGTGTGCATAAAGGGATTTCGAATCAGCTTAGTCAAAAAAACCGGGAAATTAATTTGTTTATTCAGTTAGATAAAGAGCGAGAAGCCGCAATTGCGCATGCTGCCGAATTATGTGCAGCTAACGAACCATTTACAACGGATCGCATTAACGAACTTTCTCTACAAATTAATGAACTTGCAAAACAAGGAAGCATCCCTACCCGTACGTACGTAACACCGCAAATGGTAGAAGAGTTCGTCAATAAAAAACGTAGCTAA